A single Ciona intestinalis chromosome 14, KH, whole genome shotgun sequence DNA region contains:
- the LOC100180755 gene encoding inverted formin-2 isoform X2 → MLKTQRKWSLIAQKAQKKEKDSMEETLSNLENAEPELCIRLLHFPSVQNFSGLKKKIQHCSEEWMKGFLEQDGLAVLFTTLERLSDDTTRASKSTLITSMELLQCVGCVKAVMNSRTGLDFVISREDYTRVLSTTLDSANVMVKKQVFELLAAMCIYSSEGKSRSIDAMEHYKQAKSQRYRFSVVINELRNAENLPYQTGILSFINAAILSTDAIHQRVKLRNEFIGLQLLDVLSELRLESVRTNLAKSRAIFGNPNNSDDFGNGHLEADDLLIQLEVFDEKKLEDEEEIQAITGVEGIDINNHQDVFAAVFNKVCNSPQANNLLTILQCLVQLNPDDRVSDLAWEALVTIAQKAAVLETVAEAQKLLRGRLSRRTSVFTTSIYTQTEQGAIQKLNEEAIEETDGGATVVCTPPPPPPPPPPLGNIPPPPPPPPMGGIPPPPPPPGGIPPPPPPPSGGIPPPPPPPGGIPPPPPPPGGVPPPPPGLPPVYGGIVPVNAAQLNSRPSVRRSATVPKPTAKLRKFNWQKIPQNTLRKSTDSVWENLERGGCELEPNYKTIEELFSQKQIVKKEVTKQKKKAAPAEVTLIDSRKSLNVNIFLRQFRLPNEEIIKALKQGNREILTEEKLKNMLKFLPEDAEIETIRSFKGDPTTLGNAEKYFRLLIGLKDYVLRIEAAIARESFDEEMTSIVPVIDNIKQAVNAIRQCKKLEDFLVLILKTGNYLNFGGYAGDAHAFKITSLLKLSETKSNKPRMTLMHCVVMEAAENHPHLLDIPSELSVVMECKTVSVDHLKSTINRLTGGIAKLTKQVEKSSKEVKEQFAPFLKVATDKVSTFAKDLEEIENLRLSLAKYLVEDEAKFKLEECLSTFAKLCEQIKSAIKENKERAVMEEKKKKRAQMEEERKKSGKVSKFAPPPAGENIIDNLLTDIRKGFKLKKSSESPTKSRLNSVANENQTDNAAETNNATDSAQEATTISIKQKDEKFATLVRVSNGENDVTSKETDKTSPELHDIVNSSNSTDANAKDTDANKTVVISPSDVDITVTEIPTVLDSPSDVGKPVTELPVVLDLSSNLDIAGNEIPVALDTPSNVDKSVADIPVAVSLPNNVDTEVIEMPVTLLSPNKEDNTVADIPVALDLPKDVDNAVTETPVESDMKVQEPLHLIPAKPITKVISPIMISPDEQNLLINGENVSENLLEVNGNLQKKGSDVDPATTAGPGILQEAKDKLEQIVDSMKPMQGSTVDGDKKGDRKKSTISTSREGDKRKAKPKMPLFTSKNTKQNLTTSNMKKQIGEANPRVKQLRQRYGSTNSDRSRTPKAPILNKNVLADKAKSVLKTNRAKTVPAQSVITERLKRPSTTPSADRNRINSSSTKTDVIKAPKKPITNLPAVDAHKFDGRSYYSAPKAIKTVPTKAKPLRKTPETKQNQLQSKLQTDRKAMDKTSLKDKTTKVTDKTSAHKTTKVTDKTLSKDKTTLAAQKNTPKPVTSDSINKISNKNASVDKKTKLDTTSASKRFTSHEDAMKRKYAFRRDQKRTPIATKSITNNRKISKTATSLS, encoded by the exons ATG CTAAAAACTCAGAGAAAATGGAGTCTAATAGCTCAGAAGGCTCAAAAGAAAGAGAAGGACTCGATGGAAGAAACGCTTTCCAATTTAGAAAATGCTGAACCAGAGCTTTGCATACGGCTCCTACATTTTCCTTCCGTTCAGAACTTTTCTGGCCTCAAAAAGAAAATTCAGCACTGCTCTGAAGAATGGATGAAG GGATTTCTGGAGCAAGACGGTCTCGCTGTTCTTTTTACGACATTGGAACGCCTTTCGGATGATACGACAAGAGCCTCCAAGAGCACCCTTATTACATCAATGGAGCTGCTACAATGTGTGGG atgTGTGAAAGCTGTTATGAATTCACGCACCGGTCTGGATTTTGTCATCTCCAGAGAAGATTACACACGAGTTTTGTCGACAA CATTGGACAGTGCAAACGTAATGGTAAAGAAGCAAGTTTTCGAACTCCTGGCAGCTATGTGCATTTACTCAAGCGAAGGAAAGTCAAGATCTATAGATGCAATGGAGCATTACAAG CAAGCTAAGTCCCAGCGCTATCGATTTAGCGTTGTTATTAACGAATTGCGGAATGCGGAGAACTTGCCGTACCAAACCGGGATTCTATCCTTTATAAACGCAGCGATCCTTTCAACGGACGCCATACATCAACGAGTGAAATTACGAAATGAATTTATTG GTCTTCAGCTGTTAGACGTACTCTCGGAACTTCG GCTTGAGTCTGTACGAACTAATTT AGCAAAGTCTCGTGCTATCTTCGGGAACCCGAACAACTCAGACGATTTTGGGAACGG ccACTTGGAAGCAGATGACTTGCTAATCCAGTTGGAAGTTTTCGACGAGAAAAAACTTGAAGACGAAGAGGAGATTCAGGCGATAACAGGCGTTGAAGGAATTGATATCAACAATCATCAAGACGTGTTTGCAGCCGTCTTTAACAAA GTATGCAATTCTCCACAAGCCAACAACCTACTGACGATATTACAGTGTCTGGTGCAGCTTAACCCAGATGACAGAGTGTCAGACTTGGCATGGGAGGCGCTCGTTACTATTGCACAGAAGGCAGCAGTCTTAGAGACAGTAGCCGAAGCACAGAAACTTTTGCGGGGCAGGCTTTCAAGGAGAACTTCCGTATTTACGACTTCAATATATACTCAAACCGAACAGGGGGCAATACAAAAGTTGAACGAAGAGGCAATCGAAGAAACAGATGGTGGGGCAACTGTAGTTTGCAccccaccaccaccaccaccgcCGCCCCCGCCTTTGGGGAATATACCCCCGCCACCACCGCCCCCACCTATGGGAGGCATTCCTCCGCCCCCACCACCACCTGGGGGTATTCCCCCACCACCGCCCCCACCATCGGGAGGCATTCCTCCGCCCCCACCACCTCCTGGGGGTATTCCCCCGCCCCCACCACCCCCTGGGGGTGTTCCACCACCACCGCCAGGTCTCCCTCCAGTATACGGAGGAATCGTTCCTGTAAACGCGGCCCAACTGAACAGTCGACCGTCGGTGAGGCGTTCGGCAACTGTCCCGAAACCGACAGCGAAATTACGAAAGTTTAACTGGCAGAAGATCCCACAAAACACCCTGCGTAAAAG cACGGATAGTGTCTGGGAGAATTTGGAACGTGGAGGTTGTGAGTTGGAACCGAATTACAAAACGATTGAGGAGTTGTTCTCTCAGAAGCAAATCGTGAAGAAAGAAGtgacaaaacagaaaaagaaggCGGCTCCAGCCgag GTGACTCTGATCGACTCCCGGAAGAGCTTGAATGTCAATATCTTTCTCCGGCAGTTCAGACTTCCTAACgaagaaattataaaagcgCTTAAACAAGGCAACCGCGAAATATTAA CTGAAGAAAAACTAAAGAACATGCTGAAGTTCTTGCCCGAAGACGCGGAAATTGAGACAATACGTTCGTTCAAAGGTGACCCAACTACTCTTGGAAACGCAGAGAAATACTTCCGGCTTCTCATCGGTCTTAAAGATTACGTGCTTCGGATTGAAGCCGCCATAGCCCGTGAGAGTTTTGATGAAGAAATGACATCAATAGTGCCCGTGATTGACAACATAAAGCAAGCAGTAAACG CTATTCGGCAATGCAAGAAGTTAGAAGATTTTCTTGTTCTTATATTAAAGACAGGCAACTACTTGAACTTCGGTGGTTACGCTGGTGACGCGCATGCGTTCAAAATAACATCCCTTCTCAAG TTATCTGAAACCAAATCGAACAAACCACGGATGACTCTGATGCATTGTGTGGTGATGGAGGCGGCGGAAAACCACCCCCATCTTCTTGATATTCCGTCAGAACTCTCGGTAGTGATGGAGTGCAAAACGGTTTCTGTGGACCACCTGAAATCAACCATCAACCGCCTAACTGGAGGGATTGCCAAGCTCACAAAACAA GTCGAAAAATCCTCCAAAGAGGTTAAAGAGCAGTTCGCACCTTTTCTTAAAGTTGCCACGGACAAGGTAAGTACTTTTGCTAAAGATCTCGAAGAAATAGAGAATTTGAGATTAAGTTTGGCCAAGTACCTTGTTGAGGACGAAGCCAAATTCAAACTGGAGGAGTGCCTTTCCACATTTGCAAAGCTTTGCGAACAG ATAAAGTCGGCAATCAAAGAGAACAAGGAGCGAGCTGTGATGGaggaaaagaagaagaagagagCTCAGATGGAAGAAGAGAGAAAAAAGAGTGGGAAGGTTTCCAAGTTTGCTCCACCACCAGCTGGA gAAAATATAATTGACAATCTGTTAACTGACATTCGAAAAGGATTTAAGCTGAAGAAGTCAAGTGAATCACCAACCAAATCAAG ATTAAACTCTGTTGCAAACGAAAACCAAACTGACAATGCTGCTGAGACTAATAATGCTACCGATTCTGCACAAGAAGCCACAACTATCTCTATAAAGCAGAAAGATGAAAAATTTGCAACTTTGGTCCGAGTTTCGAATGGTGAGAATGATGTAACCAGTAAAGAGACAGATAAAACGTCTCCGGAATTGCACGACATTGTCAATTCCAGTAACTCTACTGATGCTAATGCTAAAGATACTGATGCAAATAAGACTGTGGTTATTTCGCCAAGCGATGTGGACATTACAGTTACAGAAATACCAACAGTGTTAGACTCACCAAGTGACGTTGGTAAACCAGTCACAGAATTACCGGTAGTTTTAGATTTGTCAAGCAACTTGGACATTGCAGGTAATGAAATACCAGTTGCTTTAGATACTCCAAGCAATGTGGATAAATCAGTGGCAGATATACCGGTAGCTGTAAGTTTACCCAACAATGTGGACACTGAAGTCATAGAAATGCCGGTCACTTTACTTTCACCAAACAAAGAAGACAATACAGTCGCAGATATACCAGTAGCTTTAGATTTGCCAAAGGATGTGGACAATGCAGTTACTGAAACACCAGTAGAATCAGACATGAAAGTTCAAGAGCCTTTGCATCTCATACCGGCAAAGCCTATAACCAAAGTGATAAGTCCAATCATGATTTCTCCAGATGAACAAAATTTGCTTATTAATGGAGAAAATGTATCTGAAAATCTTCTAGAAGTCAACGGGAATCTCCAAAAGAAAGGTTCTGATGTTGACCCTGCTACGACAGCAGGACCTGGAATTCTGCAAGAAGCTAAAGATAAATTGGAACAGATAGTGGACTCCATGAAACCAATGCAAGGCTCAACTGTGGACGGTGATAAAAAAGGTGACAGAAAAAAATCGACTATTTCAACATCCAGAGAAG GAGACAAGCGAAAAGCTAAACCGAAAATGCCACTTTTCACTTCTAAGAATACAAAGCAGAATTTGACTACCAGCAACATGAAAAAGCAAATCGGTGAAGCTAATCCTAGAGTAAAACAATTGCGTCAACGCTATGGTTCAACAAACTCAGACCGAAGCAGGACTCCAAAGGCGCCAATCCTTAATAAAAATGTGCTTGCTGATAAAGCAAAGTCTGTTCTGAAAACAAACCGTGCGAAGACAGTACCCGCTCAATCAGTAATAACAGAACGTTTAAAACGGCCGTCTACTACGCCAAGTGCAGACAGGAATAGAATAAACAGTAGTTCCACTAAAACAGATGTGATCAAAGCACCCAAGAAACCGATTACAAATTTGCCAGCAGTAGATGCACATAAGTTTGATGGCCGCTCCTACTATTCAGCACCAAAAGCAATCAAAACAGTTCCAACAAAAGCCAAACCCCTACGAAAAACACCAGAAACCAAACAAAACCAACTTCAATCAAAACTCCAAACTGACCGAAAAGCTATGGATAAAACTTCATTAAAAGACAAGACTACAAAAGTAACAGATAAAACTTCCGCACACAAGACTACAAAAGTTACagataaaactttatcaaaaGACAAGACTACACTAGCTGCACAGAAAAACACTCCAAAGCCTGTCACCTCTgattctataaataaaatctctaataaaaatgcaagtgttgataaaaagacaaaattagACACTACTAGTGCCTCAAAACGCTTCACATCACACGAAGATGCAATGAAGAGGAAATACGCATTTCGTAGAGATCAAAAACGTACCCCTATAGCAACTAAATCCATaacaaacaacagaaaaatatcaaaaactgCAACCTCACTATCATAA
- the LOC100180755 gene encoding inverted formin-2 isoform X6, with the protein MLKTQRKWSLIAQKAQKKEKDSMEETLSNLENAEPELCIRLLHFPSVQNFSGLKKKIQHCSEEWMKGFLEQDGLAVLFTTLERLSDDTTRASKSTLITSMELLQCVGCVKAVMNSRTGLDFVISREDYTRVLSTTLDSANVMVKKQVFELLAAMCIYSSEGKSRSIDAMEHYKQAKSQRYRFSVVINELRNAENLPYQTGILSFINAAILSTDAIHQRVKLRNEFIGLQLLDVLSELRLESVRTNFHLEADDLLIQLEVFDEKKLEDEEEIQAITGVEGIDINNHQDVFAAVFNKVCNSPQANNLLTILQCLVQLNPDDRVSDLAWEALVTIAQKAAVLETVAEAQKLLRGRLSRRTSVFTTSIYTQTEQGAIQKLNEEAIEETDGGATVVCTPPPPPPPPPPLGNIPPPPPPPPMGGIPPPPPPPGGIPPPPPPPSGGIPPPPPPPGGIPPPPPPPGGVPPPPPGLPPVYGGIVPVNAAQLNSRPSVRRSATVPKPTAKLRKFNWQKIPQNTLRKSTDSVWENLERGGCELEPNYKTIEELFSQKQIVKKEVTKQKKKAAPAEVTLIDSRKSLNVNIFLRQFRLPNEEIIKALKQGNREILTEEKLKNMLKFLPEDAEIETIRSFKGDPTTLGNAEKYFRLLIGLKDYVLRIEAAIARESFDEEMTSIVPVIDNIKQAVNAIRQCKKLEDFLVLILKTGNYLNFGGYAGDAHAFKITSLLKLSETKSNKPRMTLMHCVVMEAAENHPHLLDIPSELSVVMECKTVSVDHLKSTINRLTGGIAKLTKQVEKSSKEVKEQFAPFLKVATDKVSTFAKDLEEIENLRLSLAKYLVEDEAKFKLEECLSTFAKLCEQIKSAIKENKERAVMEEKKKKRAQMEEERKKSGKVSKFAPPPAGENIIDNLLTDIRKGFKLKKSSESPTKSRLNSVANENQTDNAAETNNATDSAQEATTISIKQKDEKFATLVRVSNGENDVTSKETDKTSPELHDIVNSSNSTDANAKDTDANKTVVISPSDVDITVTEIPTVLDSPSDVGKPVTELPVVLDLSSNLDIAGNEIPVALDTPSNVDKSVADIPVAVSLPNNVDTEVIEMPVTLLSPNKEDNTVADIPVALDLPKDVDNAVTETPVESDMKVQEPLHLIPAKPITKVISPIMISPDEQNLLINGENVSENLLEVNGNLQKKGSDVDPATTAGPGILQEAKDKLEQIVDSMKPMQGSTVDGDKKGDRKKSTISTSREGDKRKAKPKMPLFTSKNTKQNLTTSNMKKQIGEANPRVKQLRQRYGSTNSDRSRTPKAPILNKNVLADKAKSVLKTNRAKTVPAQSVITERLKRPSTTPSADRNRINSSSTKTDVIKAPKKPITNLPAVDAHKFDGRSYYSAPKAIKTVPTKAKPLRKTPETKQNQLQSKLQTDRKAMDKTSLKDKTTKVTDKTSAHKTTKVTDKTLSKDKTTLAAQKNTPKPVTSDSINKISNKNASVDKKTKLDTTSASKRFTSHEDAMKRKYAFRRDQKRTPIATKSITNNRKISKTATSLS; encoded by the exons ATG CTAAAAACTCAGAGAAAATGGAGTCTAATAGCTCAGAAGGCTCAAAAGAAAGAGAAGGACTCGATGGAAGAAACGCTTTCCAATTTAGAAAATGCTGAACCAGAGCTTTGCATACGGCTCCTACATTTTCCTTCCGTTCAGAACTTTTCTGGCCTCAAAAAGAAAATTCAGCACTGCTCTGAAGAATGGATGAAG GGATTTCTGGAGCAAGACGGTCTCGCTGTTCTTTTTACGACATTGGAACGCCTTTCGGATGATACGACAAGAGCCTCCAAGAGCACCCTTATTACATCAATGGAGCTGCTACAATGTGTGGG atgTGTGAAAGCTGTTATGAATTCACGCACCGGTCTGGATTTTGTCATCTCCAGAGAAGATTACACACGAGTTTTGTCGACAA CATTGGACAGTGCAAACGTAATGGTAAAGAAGCAAGTTTTCGAACTCCTGGCAGCTATGTGCATTTACTCAAGCGAAGGAAAGTCAAGATCTATAGATGCAATGGAGCATTACAAG CAAGCTAAGTCCCAGCGCTATCGATTTAGCGTTGTTATTAACGAATTGCGGAATGCGGAGAACTTGCCGTACCAAACCGGGATTCTATCCTTTATAAACGCAGCGATCCTTTCAACGGACGCCATACATCAACGAGTGAAATTACGAAATGAATTTATTG GTCTTCAGCTGTTAGACGTACTCTCGGAACTTCG GCTTGAGTCTGTACGAACTAATTT ccACTTGGAAGCAGATGACTTGCTAATCCAGTTGGAAGTTTTCGACGAGAAAAAACTTGAAGACGAAGAGGAGATTCAGGCGATAACAGGCGTTGAAGGAATTGATATCAACAATCATCAAGACGTGTTTGCAGCCGTCTTTAACAAA GTATGCAATTCTCCACAAGCCAACAACCTACTGACGATATTACAGTGTCTGGTGCAGCTTAACCCAGATGACAGAGTGTCAGACTTGGCATGGGAGGCGCTCGTTACTATTGCACAGAAGGCAGCAGTCTTAGAGACAGTAGCCGAAGCACAGAAACTTTTGCGGGGCAGGCTTTCAAGGAGAACTTCCGTATTTACGACTTCAATATATACTCAAACCGAACAGGGGGCAATACAAAAGTTGAACGAAGAGGCAATCGAAGAAACAGATGGTGGGGCAACTGTAGTTTGCAccccaccaccaccaccaccgcCGCCCCCGCCTTTGGGGAATATACCCCCGCCACCACCGCCCCCACCTATGGGAGGCATTCCTCCGCCCCCACCACCACCTGGGGGTATTCCCCCACCACCGCCCCCACCATCGGGAGGCATTCCTCCGCCCCCACCACCTCCTGGGGGTATTCCCCCGCCCCCACCACCCCCTGGGGGTGTTCCACCACCACCGCCAGGTCTCCCTCCAGTATACGGAGGAATCGTTCCTGTAAACGCGGCCCAACTGAACAGTCGACCGTCGGTGAGGCGTTCGGCAACTGTCCCGAAACCGACAGCGAAATTACGAAAGTTTAACTGGCAGAAGATCCCACAAAACACCCTGCGTAAAAG cACGGATAGTGTCTGGGAGAATTTGGAACGTGGAGGTTGTGAGTTGGAACCGAATTACAAAACGATTGAGGAGTTGTTCTCTCAGAAGCAAATCGTGAAGAAAGAAGtgacaaaacagaaaaagaaggCGGCTCCAGCCgag GTGACTCTGATCGACTCCCGGAAGAGCTTGAATGTCAATATCTTTCTCCGGCAGTTCAGACTTCCTAACgaagaaattataaaagcgCTTAAACAAGGCAACCGCGAAATATTAA CTGAAGAAAAACTAAAGAACATGCTGAAGTTCTTGCCCGAAGACGCGGAAATTGAGACAATACGTTCGTTCAAAGGTGACCCAACTACTCTTGGAAACGCAGAGAAATACTTCCGGCTTCTCATCGGTCTTAAAGATTACGTGCTTCGGATTGAAGCCGCCATAGCCCGTGAGAGTTTTGATGAAGAAATGACATCAATAGTGCCCGTGATTGACAACATAAAGCAAGCAGTAAACG CTATTCGGCAATGCAAGAAGTTAGAAGATTTTCTTGTTCTTATATTAAAGACAGGCAACTACTTGAACTTCGGTGGTTACGCTGGTGACGCGCATGCGTTCAAAATAACATCCCTTCTCAAG TTATCTGAAACCAAATCGAACAAACCACGGATGACTCTGATGCATTGTGTGGTGATGGAGGCGGCGGAAAACCACCCCCATCTTCTTGATATTCCGTCAGAACTCTCGGTAGTGATGGAGTGCAAAACGGTTTCTGTGGACCACCTGAAATCAACCATCAACCGCCTAACTGGAGGGATTGCCAAGCTCACAAAACAA GTCGAAAAATCCTCCAAAGAGGTTAAAGAGCAGTTCGCACCTTTTCTTAAAGTTGCCACGGACAAGGTAAGTACTTTTGCTAAAGATCTCGAAGAAATAGAGAATTTGAGATTAAGTTTGGCCAAGTACCTTGTTGAGGACGAAGCCAAATTCAAACTGGAGGAGTGCCTTTCCACATTTGCAAAGCTTTGCGAACAG ATAAAGTCGGCAATCAAAGAGAACAAGGAGCGAGCTGTGATGGaggaaaagaagaagaagagagCTCAGATGGAAGAAGAGAGAAAAAAGAGTGGGAAGGTTTCCAAGTTTGCTCCACCACCAGCTGGA gAAAATATAATTGACAATCTGTTAACTGACATTCGAAAAGGATTTAAGCTGAAGAAGTCAAGTGAATCACCAACCAAATCAAG ATTAAACTCTGTTGCAAACGAAAACCAAACTGACAATGCTGCTGAGACTAATAATGCTACCGATTCTGCACAAGAAGCCACAACTATCTCTATAAAGCAGAAAGATGAAAAATTTGCAACTTTGGTCCGAGTTTCGAATGGTGAGAATGATGTAACCAGTAAAGAGACAGATAAAACGTCTCCGGAATTGCACGACATTGTCAATTCCAGTAACTCTACTGATGCTAATGCTAAAGATACTGATGCAAATAAGACTGTGGTTATTTCGCCAAGCGATGTGGACATTACAGTTACAGAAATACCAACAGTGTTAGACTCACCAAGTGACGTTGGTAAACCAGTCACAGAATTACCGGTAGTTTTAGATTTGTCAAGCAACTTGGACATTGCAGGTAATGAAATACCAGTTGCTTTAGATACTCCAAGCAATGTGGATAAATCAGTGGCAGATATACCGGTAGCTGTAAGTTTACCCAACAATGTGGACACTGAAGTCATAGAAATGCCGGTCACTTTACTTTCACCAAACAAAGAAGACAATACAGTCGCAGATATACCAGTAGCTTTAGATTTGCCAAAGGATGTGGACAATGCAGTTACTGAAACACCAGTAGAATCAGACATGAAAGTTCAAGAGCCTTTGCATCTCATACCGGCAAAGCCTATAACCAAAGTGATAAGTCCAATCATGATTTCTCCAGATGAACAAAATTTGCTTATTAATGGAGAAAATGTATCTGAAAATCTTCTAGAAGTCAACGGGAATCTCCAAAAGAAAGGTTCTGATGTTGACCCTGCTACGACAGCAGGACCTGGAATTCTGCAAGAAGCTAAAGATAAATTGGAACAGATAGTGGACTCCATGAAACCAATGCAAGGCTCAACTGTGGACGGTGATAAAAAAGGTGACAGAAAAAAATCGACTATTTCAACATCCAGAGAAG GAGACAAGCGAAAAGCTAAACCGAAAATGCCACTTTTCACTTCTAAGAATACAAAGCAGAATTTGACTACCAGCAACATGAAAAAGCAAATCGGTGAAGCTAATCCTAGAGTAAAACAATTGCGTCAACGCTATGGTTCAACAAACTCAGACCGAAGCAGGACTCCAAAGGCGCCAATCCTTAATAAAAATGTGCTTGCTGATAAAGCAAAGTCTGTTCTGAAAACAAACCGTGCGAAGACAGTACCCGCTCAATCAGTAATAACAGAACGTTTAAAACGGCCGTCTACTACGCCAAGTGCAGACAGGAATAGAATAAACAGTAGTTCCACTAAAACAGATGTGATCAAAGCACCCAAGAAACCGATTACAAATTTGCCAGCAGTAGATGCACATAAGTTTGATGGCCGCTCCTACTATTCAGCACCAAAAGCAATCAAAACAGTTCCAACAAAAGCCAAACCCCTACGAAAAACACCAGAAACCAAACAAAACCAACTTCAATCAAAACTCCAAACTGACCGAAAAGCTATGGATAAAACTTCATTAAAAGACAAGACTACAAAAGTAACAGATAAAACTTCCGCACACAAGACTACAAAAGTTACagataaaactttatcaaaaGACAAGACTACACTAGCTGCACAGAAAAACACTCCAAAGCCTGTCACCTCTgattctataaataaaatctctaataaaaatgcaagtgttgataaaaagacaaaattagACACTACTAGTGCCTCAAAACGCTTCACATCACACGAAGATGCAATGAAGAGGAAATACGCATTTCGTAGAGATCAAAAACGTACCCCTATAGCAACTAAATCCATaacaaacaacagaaaaatatcaaaaactgCAACCTCACTATCATAA